Proteins from one Aspergillus nidulans FGSC A4 chromosome VIII genomic window:
- the sha1 gene encoding putative calmodulin-binding protein Sha1 (transcript_id=CADANIAT00002284) has translation MSSLFLYEASTPCPGAKGARASNESGNGSDPMRDLWDEDLGNYDDTRNIEFTTEIRAPILGAKPKRRTRTTTSFSIHSDYDEKPQATVRSKAGNKSAGIAPANRKTSLLAQPAQRFRSRPRVSFVPSPLKHCQQHDKTEPEKRSTRPDVQKNNELLKRINATSEEVVAKHVLKDARRTTAFLPPEDTTAASVFMGIFSPLKCDVENYTSKVSDVCNSEPRVTKERQAKPSIVTSSGRVPLKPSSNIVQESCDRADIPGQNGGKENIPPGMNLAGLKGKNFRQMDKPMDDKLNYSNLISSKPLATRKVNQPVKVHSQSILKASVSTAVGERRTLSIRTKNPATRSCTSSSVLSSKTSVLTADSTSRNGLKHLRHEYPLASASITNPAMYNDNWLSHQEVILTQLINGVLNHPAREVSDPSMLRNELLQLYQGAYFTNLYKRLHASLVYGALSIPKDVLKERRLRQDLGMKRKFIDIWVQTYDSNALRAALEAVTGRIIPLAKANASSTHKSANGASPHEKALTKKLAKFLDAFLIQNQDMDRSNSEHDTDDEEALAGTYRRTLLRSMMMVILLDKARTSPKTLLSPCLFLASSPYKSSSAVLQALTRFLLPSCGNVGKAFAQLNCQLTYEQHPLEEYDFLVSNLAVDLRDGIRLTRLVELLLYPSSRAAPISDCRWPLSRHLKYPCLSRAVKMSNAKFALEALANTEEGKQLTTDIRAADIVDGHREKTIALLWGLVSNWGLSELVDIDSLKKEISRLERRSDVEYKDDTLSADDSVENNEPIKLLGQWASLVAQLRGLALNNLTTDMANGKVYECILDEYEGYIYSQSTFTEVRASLRDRLRALGCSEQFIKIISPGLEARILDTPSTTGALAYLCSCLLPIAKRARAATVIQSAWRRMLDRREAEKRAMARDIAQQCAAVVQTRDRILWAKSVIVHWWRLNRARRRRRRIIVASAKSTTMKRQSRIPGKTSTKIPLRCVK, from the exons ATGTCTAGCTTATTCTTATATGAAGCTAGCACACCGTGCCCAGGGGCCAAAGGGGCGAGAGCCAGCAATGAGAGCGGCAACGGAAGCGACCCGATGAGAGATCTGTGGGACGAGGACCTCGGAAATTACGACGACACGAGGAACATCGAGTTCACGACCGAGATCAGAGCACCGATTCTGGGAGCCAAACCGAAACGGCGAACGAGGACAACAACATCCTTTTCCATCCACAGTGATTATGACGAGAAACCACAAGCAACGGTTCGTTCCAAGGCGGGAAACAAATCAGCTGGAATTGCCCCTGCGAATCGTAAGACGTCCTTGCTCGCACAACCCGCGCAGCGGTTTCGTTCACGGCCCAGGGTGAGCTTTGTCCCTAGTCCGCTCAAACATTGTCAGCAGCACGACAAGACCGAgcctgagaagagaagcacaaGACCGGATGTGCAGAAGAACAACGAGCTTCTGAAACGCATCAATGCCACAAGTGAAGAGGTCGTAGCCAAGCATGTTCTAAAGGATGCACGGCGGACTACGGCCTTTTTACCACCAGAGGACACGACTGCGGCCAGTGTTTTTATGGGCATTTTTAGCCCTCTTAAGTGTGATGTTGAGAATTATACTTCGAAAGTCTCGGATGTCTGCAACTCAGAGCCTCGGGTTACGAAGGAACGACAAGCGAAGCCGTCCATTGTAACGTCTTCCGGCCGGGTTCCATTGAAACCCAGCTCCAACATCGTTCAAGAGTCGTGCGACAGAGCTGATATTCCTGGCCAAAATGGAGGCAAGGAGAATATTCCCCCAGGAATGAATCTTGCCGGCCTTAAGGGAAAGAATTTCCGCCAAATGGACAAGCCTATGGACGATAAGTTGAATTACTCAAATCTTATATCCAGCAAGCCCCTTGCGACGAGAAAGGTAAATCAGCCTGTGAAAGTTCATAGCCAGTCCATCCTCAAGGCGTCAGTTTCAACTGCTGTCGGCGAAAGACGAACATTAAGTATTCGAACAAAAAACCCAGCGACGAGAAGTTGTACTTCATCAAGCGTCTTGAGTTCGAAGACCTCGGTCCTAACAGCAGACTCTACCAGCCGGAACGGCTTGAAGCATCTCCGCCATGAGTACCCGTTAGCTTCTGCGAGTATTACGAACCCTGCTATGTACAATGACAATTGGCTTTCACACCAGGAGGTTATACTGACACAGTTGATCAATGGAGTACTCAATCACCCCGCCAGAGAGGTGTCCGATCCTTCCATGCTTCGAaatgagcttcttcagctctacCAGGGAGCGTACTTTACAAACCTATACAAGAGACTCCATGCTTCGCTGGTGTACGGTGCTTTATCCATTCCAAAGGATGTCCTCAAAGAAAGACGGCTTCGGCAAGACTTGGGAATGAAACGAAAGTTCATCGACATCTGGGTCCAGACTTATGATTCGAATGCTCTGCGAGCTGCACTGGAAGCTGTCACAGGCAGGATAATTCCCCTCGCCAAAGCAAATGCCAGCAGCACACATAAATCGGCGAATGGAGCTTCTCCACACGAGAAAGCTCTAACGAAGAAACTTGCAAAATTCCTAGACGCATTTCTGATACAGAATCAGGACATGGATCGGAGTAATAGCGAGCATGACAcggacgatgaagaagcattggCTGGTACATATCGCCGAACTCTTCTTCGCAGTATGATGATGGTCATACTCCTAGATAAAGCTAGGACAAGCCCGAAGACCCTTCTTTCTCCGTGTTTGTTCCTGGCCTCGTCGCCATACaagtcttcttctgctgtacTCCAGGCACTGACCCGATTTCTGCTACCTTCCTGCGGAAATGTCGGTAAAGCTTTTGCTCAGCTCAATTGCCAACTAACTTACGAACAACATCCACTCGAGGAGTACGACTTTCTGGTTTCCAACCTTGCAGTTGATCTGAGAGACGGTATTCGCCTGACAAGGCTCGTCGAGTTGCTCCTCTACCCATCGTCTCGCGCCGCTCCTATCTCCGATTGCCGATGGCCACTCTCTCGACATCTAAAATACCCATGTTTGAGCCGCGCGGTGAAGATGTCCAATGCAAAATTTGCATTAGAAGCATTGGCAAATACAGAGGAGGGGAAACAACTCACCACCGACATCCGCGCAGCAGACATCGTAGACGGGCACCGCGAAAAAACCATTGCGCTGTTATGGGGCCTTGTCAGCAACTGGGGTCTGTCTGAACTGGTTGATATAGACAGCCTGAAGAAGGAAATTTCGCGGCTGGAACGGAGATCTGATGTCGAATACAAGGATGACACACTCTCTGCGGACGATTCCGTTGAGAACAATGAGCCtatcaagcttcttggaCAATGGGCATCCCTCGTCGCACAGCTGAGAGGCCTAGCTCTCAATAACCTAACAACGGACATGGCAAACGGCAAAGTCTACGAGTGTATTCTAGACGAATACGAAGGGTACATCTATAGCCAGAGCACGTTTACAGAAGTCAGAGCATCCCTGAGAGACCGTCTCCGAGCGCTGGGATGTAGCGAACAATTTA TAAAAATCATCTCCCCTGGTTTAGAAGCCCGCATATTGGATACCCCATCCACAACCGGAGCACTTGCCTACCTGTGCTCTTGTCTCCTCCCGATTGCGAAACGGGCCCGCGCGGCGACGGTCATTCAGAGCGCCTGGCGACGAATGCTCGATCGTCGCGAAGCAGAGAAACGGGCCATGGCCAGGGATATTGCGCAGCAGTGCGCTGCGGTCGTTCAAACTAGGGATCGAATTCTTTGGGCGAAGAGCGTAATTGTGCATTGGTGGAGACTTAACAGGGCGAGAcgcaggagaaggagaattaTCGTTGCGTCAGCGAAATCAACAACAATGAAGCGACAGTCAAGGATACCTGGGAAAACATCTACCAAAATTCCTCTGCGTTGCGTGAAATAG
- a CDS encoding uncharacterized protein (transcript_id=CADANIAT00002286) — protein sequence MSGVPTPCVFSPCDSCCRISSITEIRNGGNLLSPRLFMHTDSKAPSFLFWSPKNPKQTRLSTYPTFASLRLLASSRPGCETPCQQARRRWNAQKQYSVVRPQSNKRKRTADILSPKSGLARRLIVDISVITQSIAVALFSPWALPSAAVTVDHEISCMRANGSPAFQQKHDGVTGTVWSWLAHSNIAQTAENAYLARETGRALPLPKDEGVSQFGLVTQQISSSSHISPRFVTDGIEYGIPITIGGRVQVTVSSRRFFDRSSGKAEVHMSRRQPRVSLCEV from the exons ATGTCCGGGGTGCCAACGCCGTGTGTTTTTTCCCCCTGCGACTCGTGCTGCCGGATATCGAGCATCACCGAAATCCGAAATGGAGGGAACCTGCTATCGCCAAGACTGTTTATGCACA CAGACTCCAAGGCGCCCtcattcctcttctggagtcCCAAGAACCCGAAACAGACGCGGCTGTCAACGTACCCGACCTTTGCCTCTTTACGTCTTCTTGCCAGCTCTCGACCGGGTTGTGAAACTCCGTGTCA GCAggcaaggaggagatggaatgCGCAGAAACAATACTCCGTAGTCCGTCCACAGTCAaacaagaggaagaggacagcGGACATACTCAGCCCGAAATCCGGACTGGCTCGGCGGCTGATTGTTGACATCAGTGTGATT ACTCAATCTATTGCCGttgctctcttctccccttGGGCGTTGCCAAGCGCTGCTGTG ACCGTCGATCATGAGATCAGTTGTATGCGTGCAAATGGCTCCCCAGCATTCCAGCAGAAGCACGATGGTGTAACTGGGACGGTCTGGAGCTGGCTGGCACATTCGAACATCGCTCAAACTGCCGAGAACGCATATCTGGCCCGCGAAACTGGACGAGCTTTACCCTTGCC CAAGGATGAGGGGGTTTCGCAGTTCGGTCTCGTTACACAGCAGATAAGCTCTTCCAGCCATATTTCTCCGCGTTTTGTGACAGACGGTATCGAGTATGGTATTCCCATTACAATCGGCGGCAGGGTTCAGGTTACAGTGTCATCGAGGCGATTCTTCGATCGTTCTTCCGGAAAAGCGGAGGTGCATATGTCGAGGCGGCAACCGCGCGTAAGCTTGTGCGAAGTTTAA
- a CDS encoding DUF2457 domain-containing protein (transcript_id=CADANIAT00002287) encodes MVHLLRGDRPIFSVHHLLKMLLSSNQSKPTDETTDVPEDMDEPPDHRYLDTSAVMDDGVVYVKSPAKLTDHKESLLTRALKSSPEFGPTDQSTSTHEHTFYHSYSYTNASGISTAELTSDGGLTSPSLSHTPSPPLPSRMTSRAPATATNGKELGAGSGESAVEANLGRKRCISFACGRKAEDQKPQAPTPRAESATKSNEQAPEFKRKTTLTFVCPARDPEFRRERSPTRACSLRARPRGSPAPFARKASPEKQASLPTVATREPNTPPTQNTLPTQEPKALEHYRGVPMKGLGKFEDSEATRFHEFGSSFEEDAEWVNREADYKDKITLNDCMKKENAIRKLAEEAEEEALDEEEEDADLPDDSSTLHDFSSDDDDGNESDNEAGFAESDESDDGSEYGFWAPASTTAATSPLEHPRLPISRRDSAMSFDSMNEEHPRTNWPPALAGKPTGRPIKIPRLRPGTPDLPDSTDFVCGTLDEDRPLEVAYKSCLEQRRLSKQVIIPQDIDPSFPTSDIDDDDDDDDDEEVKGSGLLDEGPRGRSGGEQSRRVSPHPSPKRMISPPPRRHGRASPKRLRSPPPPIKLRSTANGGVKGAPTLHHGLNISELVQRPVLARTKSLPRTPNPFFAMESSHRWSGIVPIQESHERESSRNREIHTRGPVDIVEGLEKKRQKRKEKFWRQHCRKAAKEQMERRPIPGKGAERMKELGLEVAERTRAFGVGESSQLVLSV; translated from the coding sequence ATGGTACATCTACTCCGCGGTGATCGACCAATCTTTTCGGTACATCACCTGTTGAAGATGCTTCTCTCATCAAACCAGTCCAAGCCCACGGACGAAACCACCGACGTGCCTGAGGACATGGACGAGCCTCCTGATCATCGTTACCTGGATACGTCTGCCGTTATGGATGATGGTGTGGTTTATGTCAAGTCCCCGGCCAAACTCACTGATCACAAGGAATCCCTCCTCACCCGGGCTCTGAAGAGCAGCCCCGAGTTCGGTCCCACCGACCAAAGTACATCCACTCACGAACATACCTTCTACCATTCATATTCATATACAAACGCCAGCGGCATTTCGACTGCCGAATTGACCAGTGATGGTGGCCTCACAAGCCCATCACTATCTCACACCCCGAGTCCTCCACTACCTTCACGCATGACTAGTCGGGCTCCCGCCACAGCTACTAACGGCAAGGAGCTCGGTGCTGGTAGCGGTGAATCTGCCGTGGAAGCGAACCTTGGCCGTAAAAGATGCATCAGCTTTGCTTGTGGGCGAAAGGCCGAAGATCAGAAACCACAGGCCCCAACGCCACGCGCGGAATCGGCCACTAAATCCAACGAGCAAGCCCCAGAGTTCAAACGCAAGACGACCCTAACGTTCGTGTGCCCTGCAAGGGACCCCGAGTTCAGGCGAGAGCGATCTCCTACTCGAGCATGCTCCTTACGAGCTCGCCCCCGTGGATCTCCTGCACCGTTTGCGCGCAAGGCTTCGCCCGAGAAACAAGCCTCGCTGCCGACTGTCGCCACCCGGGAGCCAAACACCCCACCAACGCAGAACACTCTACCAACCCAAGAACCAAAGGCACTCGAACACTACAGAGGAGTCCCGATGAAAGGCTTGGGCAAATTTGAAGACTCGGAAGCAACTAGGTTTCACGAGTTCGGAAGCTCTTTCGAGGAGGATGCCGAATGGGTCAATCGGGAGGCTGACTACAAGGATAAGATTACTTTGAACGACTgcatgaagaaggaaaatgcCATCAGGAAACTCGCCGaggaggcagaagaggaggccctcgacgaagaggaggaggatgccgaTCTTCCGGATGATTCATCCACTTTGCATGACTTCTCCtccgacgatgacgatggaaATGAGTCTGATAACGAGGCTGGCTTCGCTGAATCCGATGAGAGTGACGATGGCTCTGAATACGGCTTCTGGGCTCCTGCTAGTACGACAGCTGCCACGAGTCCCCTCGAACATCCTCGACTTCCCATCAGCCGCAGGGACTCGGCAATGTCTTTCGACTCAATGAATGAGGAACATCCGCGTACGAACTGGCCGCCAGCTCTCGCTGGAAAACCGACAGGTCGGCCGATTAAGATCCCCAGATTACGTCCTGGCACCCCGGATCTTCCTGACAGTACCGATTTCGTGTGCGGAACACTGGATGAGGACCGACCCTTGGAGGTTGCCTACAAATCCTGCCTCGAGCAGCGACGTCTTTCCAAACAAGTCATCATTCCTCAGGATATTGATCCAAGCTTTCCTACCTCCGacattgacgacgatgacgacgacgatgacgatgaggaggtcaaggGCTCTGGCTTACTAGACGAAGGGCCTCGAGGTCGATCAGGCGGGGAGCAATCACGGAGGGTTTCGCCTCACCCTTCGCCAAAACGAATGATTTCACCCCCACCTCGTCGCCATGGCAGAGCGTCACCCAAACGTCTTCGttctccgccgcctccgatCAAGCTCAGGTCGACTGCGAATGGTGGAGTAAAAGGCGCTCCCACCCTGCATCATGGCCTCAACATCAGCGAGCTAGTCCAGCGGCCCGTGCTGGCTCGCACAAAGTCACTCCCTCGCACACCCAACCCTTTCTTCGCAATGGAAAGCTCTCATCGCTGGTCTGGTATCGTGCCAATTCAAGAATCCCACGAGCGTGAATCGTCACGTAATCGAGAGATCCATACCCGGGGTCCTgttgatatcgtcgagggCCTAGAAAAGAAACGCCAGaagcgaaaagaaaaattTTGGCGCCAACACTGTCGCAAAGCTGCCAAAGAGCAGATGGAGCGACGCCCTATTCCCGGAAAAGGTGCTGAACGCATGAAGGAGCTTGGTCTCGAGGTCGCTGAAAGGACGAGAGCCTTTGGCGTCGGTGAGAGCTCCCAGCTTGTCCTTTCCGTCTAG
- a CDS encoding uncharacterized protein (transcript_id=CADANIAT00002285) codes for MDIRRQGGAAQVPVMASAMAPLAPGLVYVNSQIVLSVESAGRQAAAPLRIQDQSLSEQHVESRWAEDIDSLGAYRRHRVCQI; via the exons ATGGATATAC GTCGCCAGGGTGGAGCGGCGCAAG TACCTGTTATGGCATCTGCCATGGCGCCCCTGGCCCCTGGCCTTGTATATGTCAATTCGCAAATTGTTTTGTCGGTTGAATCTGCGGGCAggcaagcagcagcaccattGAGAATCCAAGACCAGAGT CTATCAGAACAGCATGTGGAAAGCAGGTGGGCTGAGGATATCGATTCTCTGGGCGCTTACCGTCGGCACAGAGTATGTCAAATATGA